A window of Rosa rugosa chromosome 7, drRosRugo1.1, whole genome shotgun sequence genomic DNA:
GAGAACCAGGCTCAGTATCGGATAATTGATCGGATCCGAACACAGAAGATGGTTCAGGTGCTGGAGCTTGAGTTGGAGTGTAAAGCTCATAGACTTCAGGAGCCTCAACTTCAATgtaaggaggaggagaagggtATTGTGTGAAGTAAGGAGCAGGGGAAGGAGAGTAGTCTGGAGAGAGATTAAGCTGCTCTGCCTCTATTTCAGCTGCTAAAGCATCAGTATAaggcggcggcggtggtggaGAATATTCCGATGCATCTGAAGAGAGCGAAGAATCTCCTCCGCTTTCAGGAAACTCGGGATAAGGAGATGGAGATGAAGCTGCAGCGAA
This region includes:
- the LOC133722865 gene encoding pectinesterase inhibitor 10-like; this translates as MAAELSKICVCIITLLFVTMASSANDTMPADNEILFAAASSPSPYPEFPESGGDSSLSSDASEYSPPPPPPYTDALAAEIEAEQLNLSPDYSPSPAPYFTQYPSPPPYIEVEAPEVYELYTPTQAPAPEPSSVFGSDQLSDTEPGSPDSDMAPNPTVLSSNYRAEDENVEFDDEYYSSDYFGAE